Within Paenibacillus sabinae T27, the genomic segment CACGCCGAAGTTATGATGCCCAAACCGGCGCCCCGACCGGCCGAAGCCGCAGATGACTTCGTCGATAATGAGCAGCACGCCGTGTTTCTTGCAGATTTCCTGCACCCGGTCCATGTAGACCTGATGCGGCACAATGACGCCGCCGCCGGTGATGACCGGCTCCATGATGACCGCTCCCACCGTCTCCGCGCCCTCCCAGATGATGGTGTCTTCGATCTGCTGGGCCATCAGCAGATTGAATTCCTCCACGGACTGCCCAGCGGGACGGCGGTAGCTGTCCGGCGGCGCCACATGCAGGAAGCCGCCGCTCAGCGGCTCGTATTTGTATTTGCGCTGGGCCTGCCCCGTCGCGGACAGGGCACCGAACGAATTGCCGTGATACCCCCGGTAGCGGGCAATGAACTTGTGCCGGTAATGCTGGCCGATCTGCTGCTGGTACTGACGCACCATTTTAAACGCCGTTTCATTCGCTTCCGAACCGCTGTTGGAGAAGAAGATGACGTATTCGTCTCCCAGCCATTCATTCAGTTTCTCGGCCAGCAGAATAGCCGGCATATGGCTCTGCGTCAGCGGAAAATAAGGAAGGCTCAGCAGTTGATTATATGCAGCTTCAGCCAGTTCCTTGCGGCCGTAGCCTACATTGACGCACCACAGGCCCGACATGCCGTCCAGATATTTTTTTCCGTCAATATCGGTAATCCACGAACCGCTCGCGGACGCGGCGATCATCGGCGGATTGGCTTCGCTGTAAGGCGAAATGTGGTGCCACAGATATTTCCGGTCTTTGCTGAGTGCAAGCTCGCCCTCTATCCCCGTGTTGAGCATTGACGTTTATCCCCTCTCAAGCCCCGCGGCCGTTTCTTTTCGGTCAGTAGCGGGCTGTAATCATTTTTTTGCGTGTATAAAACTCTACGCCGTCGCGTCCATTGGCATGCAGGTCCCCATAGAACGACTTCTTGTAGCCCGAGAACGGGAAGAAGGCCATCGGCGCGGGCACGCCCAGATTAACTCCGAGCATGCCGGCATCAATCTCTTCCCGGAACTCGCGGATCGCCTTGGCGCTGTCAGTGTAGATGCAGGCGCCGTTGGCGAACGGCGAACGATTGGTGACTTCAATCGCTTCGGCCAGATCCTTGACGCGAACGACGGCCAGTACAGGGGCAAAAATCTCGTCCTGCCAGATCGTCATTCCCGGCTTCACATGATCGAATATCGTCGGGCCGATGAAGTAGCCTGCGCCTTCGGCGGCGGCGTCCTTCCTGCCGTCCCGGACAAGCGACGCCTGCTCCCGCACTCCAGCTTCGATATACGACACCGTTCGTTCCTTATTCGATTGGCGGATGACCGGTCCGAGGAACACCCCGGCTTCCAGGCCGCTGCCGATCTTGAGATTGTCGGCGGCAGCCTGAAGGCGCGCCACCAAATCGTCGGCGATCGCCTCATGGGCGACCACGACCGAGCAGGCCATGCAGCGCTCGCCCGCGGAGCCGAAGGCGGCGGCGGTAATGTTCTTCACCGCGTTGTCCATGTCGGCATCGGGCAGAACGATCGAGTGATTCTTCGCTCCGGCCAGCGCCTGCACCCTTTTGCCGTGCGCGCTGCCGTTCTTGTAGACGTATTCCGCGACCGGCTGGGAGCCGACGAAGGAGATCGCCTTGATATCTTCGTGCTCCAGCATGCCGTTCACGACTTCATGCGCCCCGTGAACGATATTCAGCACGCCCGGCGGGAACCCCGCCTCCGCGAACAGCTCGGCAAGACGACTCGCAAGAAGCGGCGTCCGCTCCGACGGCTTCAGCACAAACGTGTTGCCGCAGGCGATGGCCAGCGGGAACATCCAGCACGGCACCATCATCGGGAAATTGAACGGCGCGATCCCGCCGACTACGCCGAGCGGATAGCGGTACATTCCCGACTCGATGCCCGTAGCGATGTCCGGCAGCTGGCTGCCCATCATCAAGGTAGGCGCGCCAGCGGCGAACTCCACGCATTCGACGCCGCGCTGCACCTCGCCGCGCGCTTCTTCCAGGCTCTTGCCGTTCTCCAGCGTAATCAGCTCCGCCAGTTCTTCCGTATGCTTCAGCAGAAGCTGCTGATATTCGAAGAAATAGCGGGCCCGGCGGGGCACGGCAATTTTTTTCCAGCTTGCAAAAGACGATTTCGCCGCGGTGACCGCGGCATCCAGTTCTTCACGGCTGGACAGCGGCACGTAAGCGAGCACTTCGCCCGTTGCGGGATTGAATACTTCCTCCTCCCGTCCGGAAGTCGACTCTACCCATTGCCCGTTGATAAAATTT encodes:
- a CDS encoding CoA-acylating methylmalonate-semialdehyde dehydrogenase, with amino-acid sequence MSLLVKQTEKVRNFINGQWVESTSGREEEVFNPATGEVLAYVPLSSREELDAAVTAAKSSFASWKKIAVPRRARYFFEYQQLLLKHTEELAELITLENGKSLEEARGEVQRGVECVEFAAGAPTLMMGSQLPDIATGIESGMYRYPLGVVGGIAPFNFPMMVPCWMFPLAIACGNTFVLKPSERTPLLASRLAELFAEAGFPPGVLNIVHGAHEVVNGMLEHEDIKAISFVGSQPVAEYVYKNGSAHGKRVQALAGAKNHSIVLPDADMDNAVKNITAAAFGSAGERCMACSVVVAHEAIADDLVARLQAAADNLKIGSGLEAGVFLGPVIRQSNKERTVSYIEAGVREQASLVRDGRKDAAAEGAGYFIGPTIFDHVKPGMTIWQDEIFAPVLAVVRVKDLAEAIEVTNRSPFANGACIYTDSAKAIREFREEIDAGMLGVNLGVPAPMAFFPFSGYKKSFYGDLHANGRDGVEFYTRKKMITARY
- a CDS encoding aspartate aminotransferase family protein; translation: MLNTGIEGELALSKDRKYLWHHISPYSEANPPMIAASASGSWITDIDGKKYLDGMSGLWCVNVGYGRKELAEAAYNQLLSLPYFPLTQSHMPAILLAEKLNEWLGDEYVIFFSNSGSEANETAFKMVRQYQQQIGQHYRHKFIARYRGYHGNSFGALSATGQAQRKYKYEPLSGGFLHVAPPDSYRRPAGQSVEEFNLLMAQQIEDTIIWEGAETVGAVIMEPVITGGGVIVPHQVYMDRVQEICKKHGVLLIIDEVICGFGRSGRRFGHHNFGVKPDIVTMAKGLTSAYLPLSATAVRKEIYEVFKDNSDDYGYFRHINTFGGNPAACALGLRNLEIMEQEKLVERGDLLGKRLSAGLSELLGHKLVGDVRSFGLITGVELVADKQTKEPAPLDTVKGIIAECKAKGLIIGKNGDTVAGYNNVLTFAPPLASTDEDIQFILDTFTEVMNGSWAQ